TCCTGTTCCGGGGGTTCAGGCTGAGCTTCTTCCATGATCGCCTCTTACTTAACCAGTAACTCAAATGGAATACAGTAAGTCTCAAACAAGTTTCCGTAGTTGTTGAATATAGCCGGGAATCGCTTCTTTGGGTTCTTCTTTCGCTTCATATTCCAGCACAATGAAGTTTTTGTAATGAGCGTCTTTCAAAATTTTGACGATCCGTGGAATATCTGCGGGCACTTCCTTTCCGCGTGCTCCCATTTCCACTTTGATCTGTGCGTTAATCGCCAGTGGTGCGATTTGAGCAAGATCCTCGTACGGGTGTTCGGTGCGGAAGTTTCCACTATCGAAGTTAATTCCAAAATTGGGTGACTTGTTGATACCTTCAATGATTCGCATCATTTGTTTCGGAGTCGAAGTGATGCCACCATGATTTTCGAGTGCCAGGCTGACTCCCTTCTTCTCGGCATATTTTAATGATTCATTGATGCCTTTCTGGCACATGCGGATTGCTTCGGCTTCGTTGCCTCCCTTAGGCACGCGTCCTGCAAAGATACGAATCACTGGCGCACCCAGTATCGCGGAATAATCGATCCACTTCCGTGTCATTTCCAGTTGCTCATCCCGGGCCTTTCCTTTGGGCAAACAGAAATCGTTTCCGATTGCAGTGCCGGAAACTTCCAGACCCAGGGAACCAGCGAGATCGCGAGTCTGTTTCAGATAGTCATTGCTGACCGGGTTCGGAAAATAGTAGCTGGTCAATTCGCAACCATCTAGTTTCAATTCGCCACAGTAGCGTACGAAATCCTGAATGTTCATCGTCGCAGGAATCTTTTTCGGACGCGGTTTCGGCCAGCTTTGTTTCAGGTAGCGATGGAACGAATAGGCGGCCAGGCTCAGTTTGAGTTTCTCAGGTGCTTTCTTGTCCTGAACTCCTGCTGCCATTATTGTGTCAGTGATCAATGAGCCTGCAGTCAGTGCTCCTGCGCCCCACAAAGCAGAAGCTTTCAGGAAGTCACGTCGATTGATTTCCTGCACGAAGGGAGAGTGTGAATGAACTGCCATTATGTTTACTCCAGGGCTAAGCCGAATAATTAGGAATGCGCTGATACTGGTAACGGGTAAGTTTAGAATCGAGGAGCCCCCATTTTGACAAATCAGAGACTGTAAAGAAACCCTCGATATCAAAAACAGGCAGAATTGCAAAGTTTCTGAGGATGGCTAAACTTACTCTATTACTATAGATAACACTGACAGTTTACCTGTCTGTTTGTTACGATGTGCGGCCGGGGAATGAACCCTGTCGGGCTGTAAATCAAATTATTGACCGGGCCTTGTGCCCATGACCTATTTAGGAAGACCGGACACAATGCCTCGTTACGACGCCAAGCGGATTGAAACCAAATGGCAAACCTATTGGGACCAGCACGAAACATTCAAGACAGGTGAATTCGTTGAGGGTAAAGACAAGCTCTACGTGCTGGATATGTTCCCTTACCCGTCAGGCGATGGTTTACACGTTGGTCATCCGGAGGGTTATACAGCCACGGATATTGTCTGCCGGCATGCCCGTATGCAGGGAAAACAGGTTTTACATCCCATGGGCTGGGATGCCTTTGGATTGCCTGCTGAACAACACGCGATCAAGACAGGTACGCCGCCCCGGATCACCACACAGAAGAATATCGATACGTTCCGTCGTCAGTTAAAGATGTTGGGTTTCAGTTACGACTGGAGCCGCGAATTTTCGACTACCGATCCCGATTACTTCCGCTGGACGCAATGGATTTTTCTCCAGTTATTTCATTCCTGGTTTGACAGCGAATGCGAATGGACGGGCCCTGATGGAAAACAGCGTGTGGGGCGTGCCCGGCCGATCAGCGAGTTGCCGATTCCTGAAAAAGTAAAAGCAGCGGGGGAAGAAGCAACCCGCCGATATCAGGACCGTCAGCGGTTGGCCTATCAGCATGAGGCCCCGGTGAATTGGTGTCCGGCGTTGGGAACCGTATTGGCGAATGAAGAAATTATTGATGGTAAGAGTGAACGAGGTGGCCACCCGGTGGAACGAATTCCCTTACGCCAGTGGATGCTTCGTATCACAAAATATGGCGATCGTTTGATCGATGGGCTCGAAGGGTTGGACTGGTCGGATTCGATCAAGTCGTTGCAGAAAAACTGGATCGGCCGTAGTGAAGGGGCAGAACTTGATTTCTTTGTTGGCTTGGAAGAGTCTGGTGCAGATTTGGAACAAGCTTTTTCAGCCTGGCTAACAGCGCGGGGAGAATCCGGTTTTCCGGAAGAGCCTGAAACAGATGTCTTAAGGGTTTATACAACACGTCCGGACACATTATACGGCGCCACCTATATGGTGTTATCGCCGGAGCATCCGTTTGTAGATCGGTTAACGAAAGACGACCAGAAATCAGCGGTCGAAGTGTATCGAAAGCAGGCGGCTCTCAAAAGCGATTTGGATCGAACCGATTTGGCAAAAGAAAAAACAGGCGTTTTTACCGGCAGCTATGCGGTGAATCCGGTGAATGGCGAAAAAGTTCCGGTCTGGATTGCCGACTATGTTTTGATCAGCTACGGGACGGGGGCCATCATGGCGGTTCCTGCGCACGATTTGCGCGACTGGGAATTTGCCGTCGAATTCGATTTGCCCATCATTCCCGTTGTCGAACCACCGGCCGGTTATGAGCCTTCGAAAGACGAGTTGGCACTCGAAACGGAAATTGAAGGAGAAAAACGAACACCGTTTTCCGGTTTGGGGACAGCCATCAATTCTGGTGAATTTAACGGCACACCAACGGCGGACTTCAAAAAACAGATCACCGCGAATTTGGTCGAGCAGGGCGTTGGGAAAGGGGCCGTCAACTATCGTTTGCGGGACTGGCTCTTCAGCCGACAGCACTTCTGGGGCGAGCCGTTTCCGATCTGGCATGAATTGGGTGCGGATGGCAAGATCACTGGTTTGATGCGTGCTGATTCGGAAGAGAGTTTACCCGTCGAGCTTCCCGAGTTGAAAGAATTCAAGCCGGCTGGAACTCCTGATCCACCGCTTTCTGTTGCTCCGGATGAATGGTTGTATAAAACCGACGCTGATGGCACACGGCTCATGCGTGAAGTCAACAGTATGCCGCAATGGGCGGGCTCCTGTTGGTATTATTTGCGGTTCGCTGATCCGAAGAACAACGAACGCTTTGTGGACCCTGAGAACGAAAAGCATTGGTTGCCCGTCGACCTCTACATTGGTGGCGGCGAGCATGCCGTATTGCATTTGCTCTATGCCCGTTTCTGGCATCAGGTTTTGTTTGACCGTGGGTTTGTGAACTGCCCCGAACCATTCCAGAAATTAGTCAACCAGGGGATGATATTAGGCGATGTTGAATTGACGGGCTTTCAGACGACAGAGGGTGCCTGGGTCTCTTCCAAGGAAGTTGAAGAGTCGGATGAGTCCGAAACAAAGTGGATCGAGACATCCACGGGCAAGCCATTGAATATTGTTAGTTTGACATCGGATCAGGTGCAAAAGCAGGGCGAAGATTTTGTACTTGTTGATGATCCCACTATTTTTGTGAACAGCCGCGCTCATAAGATGTCGAAGTCACGAGGCAACGTGGTGAATCCGGACTTTGTGGTCGAACAGTACGGTGCCGATGCTTTACGCATGTATGAAATGTTTATGGGGCCGTTGGAAGCAACGAAACCCTGGAGCATGAGTGGCGTCGAAGGAGTCAGTCGATTTCTCGGTCGAGTCTGGCGATTGATGATTGAGGAACGTGCTGAAGAAGTCAAATTGAACGAAGCGGTTTCGGAAGAGTCACCGTCCGAAGAACAGTTACGGATTTTGCACAAAACAATCAAAGCCGTCACCGAAGATATTGATAAATTATCCTTCAATACGGCCATCAGTCGTATGATGGAATTTACGAATGCGATGGGGCAGCAGAAAGTTCGATCGAAGTCGGTCTTATCTGATTTTATTTTGCTCCTTTCACCGTTTGCACCGCACATTGCGGAAGAACTCTGGAGTGTGTTAGGGCATACCGAATCGTTAGCTTACCAAAGCTGGCCGGAATTTGATGAAGCGTTATTGCAGGAGTCGGTCGTCGAAATTCCGGTACAGGTCAACGGAAAGTTACGCTCCAAAGTCTCCATCGCGGCTGACGCCGACCAGGCAGCGATGCAGCAGGCAGCCGAGCGGGACGAAACGGTCGCCAAGTACCTGGAAGGTAAAACGATTGTCAAAGCAGTCGTGATTCCCGGCCGCATGATTAATTTCGTGGTGAAATAAACTTTCAAGCAGGAGCGAAACTATTCACGGCTTCGCTCCTGTTTTATTTACGAATTTCGTTCTATTCTCCGTCCAGTCGATAGAGTGGCTGGCTGATGCCGGTCATGTCGACAGACCAGGGGAGCCAGGCGAATGCCACTTCATTCACCATCAGGTCCGACTTGCGCGGCCGGACCGGGTACTCTTCAATTTCGAAGTCTTCGGGATGAATGGGTTCTTCCAGCTTGTCTAATTCCTGTTGGAACTGGTCTTCGAGGTTCGCGTATTTTTGCTGTTGCACCTCAAGTGCTTCCTTCGCCCGTCCTATATCCCCATGCTCTTTGGCGGCACGGCCCACATTGCGCGCTGCAGTAGACGCTTTCCGTACGTTGGTGGCACTGGTGACTTTTCGACCCATGAGGGCACCGAAAATGGTCGTGCCGATTGAAAGGAAGGTACTCAGCTTTTTATCGCTGTATTGAGATTCTTCACGTGCTACACGTTCTTCGGCAGTTCGGATGCGGTTTTTAATCGTTTCAAATTTGGACGCATATTTCGTGCGCAGTTTTTCGATCTGCAAATCGCGTTCTTCGCGCATCAGTTGCTTGAGGCGGGCGCGGAAAGCGGCTTCGTTTTCTTCTGGATCCGAATAGAGTTTGGGGGCCGCATTGAACCACAGGTTCAAAGGGCGTTCCTGGTAGAGATATGTTTTTAAGTCCTTTTCCCAGGTTTTGTATTGTGTCTTCCGTGTCAGTGCGCTATCGACTTCAGCAAATTGTGCTTGTGCGGCGGGCTCACTGTCATACTCCAGGTTGCCGGGGGAAATGGGGGTTGCTTCTTCCCAGAGTGATTCGGGAAGTGTGCCAGTAATTGTGGTCAGCATGGCGACGTCCTGCCAGAGATCAACTTTCGACTTGGCGTCAGCATACCGTAATTTTGCCAGACCGATGACGCCGGGACGATAAACGAGACGGCTGCTTTGAGGCAACAATGTAGATGCGGTGAAGATTCGCTGTTTGATATCAGGAGAAATTAACGGCGGCTGACCCGAGTCCTGTTCTGTAACGGCGGCGATCGTTGGTGCAGACGTCGTAGGTTCTGTTGTGGATTCGGTAAGTGCCTCCTTGTGGGGTTCCATCAACTGTTTGATCTGTGAGCGCGTAAGTGGTCCGCGGAGATAGGAGAGTGCCCATCTGGTGTGGAATACGACAGGCGCATTTTCATGCACATTGTGTAACAGGAAGACTCGGCTTCCCAAGTCAGACAGAATCGCTTCCATTTCCTGACGATGAAACTGACTGCCGGCGGATCCGGACGCACTCTCCAGTCCGTCCAGCACGCGTGCTTTATCCCGTTCGGTCTGCAGGCGACCGATGAACCAGGTTCCCGTGTTCGAGAGCCCTTTATAGTCGAGGTCGACCGGGTTTTGTGTGGAGAGTACGACTCCCAGTCCAAAAGCGCGGGCCTGTTTCAGCAGCGTCAGCATCGGTGTTTTCGAAGGCGGATTCGCGGTAGGGGGGAAGTAACCGAAGACTTCATCCATGTATAAAATCGCCCGCAAGCTTGATGTTCCCGACTGACTGCGGACCCAGGCCAGCACCTCATTGAGCAAGACTGTTACGAAAAACATGCGCTCTGATTCGGACAAGTGGGCGATCGAGAGAATGGAAATGCGTGGCTTTCCCTGTTTCGTCATGAGCAGATTCTCAATGTTCAACGCTTCTCCCTCCATCCAGGATTCAAATCCTGGAGAGGCCAGCAGGTTATTGAGTTGCATTGAGAGTTGCAGACGATCTTTGGATGGGTAAAACGTTTCCAGATCCAGGAAGCCGATCTTTTCGAACGGGGGAACCTGGATTTCCTGTATCAGACTGGCGATGGAGAGATTCCGTCTTTCCTTCCAGGCATTGCTGAGAATGTTGGAGAGTAAAATGTGTTCGCGGCTGTTAATCGGATCGGCATTGATTTTGAGTAATGCCAGTAGACCGGAGACCGCCGACATGATCCGATCTCGGAAGGCGTCGCTATCATTCAAAACCGCATCACTGGGTGCATCGAACGATTTTAAAACAGAGATCGATAAACCGGCGTTGCTGCCCGGCGTGTAGATGGCCATGTCCACGGCAGAGCGAAGTCGCTGAATGCGGTCGCCGTCCTGTTGCCAGTCGGCTAGTCCCTTTTTCCAGAGGTCGGCCGTCCAACGGGCGTACTCATCCGGCGTTTTTCCTTTGCGGACCGCTTCGCTTTCTTCAATCCAGGGGCGAAAGTCAGCGGGTTTCAATTCTGGAAAATTGAGCAGCAGGTTACCCAGGTCCCCTTTGGGGTCAATGGCGATGACAGGAATATCGTCGATGGCGGCTTCTTCAAGAAGTGACAGACAGAGCCCGGTTTTGCCACTACCGGTCATGCCGACACAGACAGCGTGTGTTGTCAGATCTTTGCTGTCATACAGAACCAGGTCGTCTTTAATCGTGTCGTTGGGGAGATCGTATTCTCGACCCAGATAGAATGCACCAAGCTTTTCGTAAGGTTGATCCGTCATTGCTCACCATGAACTGGAAGAAGAAAGGAAGAAGAAATCGGTTCAAAGGTTCAAGAACTGTCAGTATTTGAATTTCTGATAGCGTAACATGCAGGAACGATGATTTCACGCAAGAGTTGACAAACTTCACTGGGTTTTTGAACGGTGTATCAGGAGTCAACGAATACTAAACGGGCTCTTCCTGTTCGGGAACGATTGAGAAGCAAGAAGCGACCTCTTCCGGAATGCGGCGTGGCGTGAGATTTTCATAATTCACAAACGCCCAGTTTGTTTCTGCGCGAACCAGTAGCTCCGAATCCGTGGGCCGAACGATCCGGTATTTACGGAGGGATTTAACTTTCTGCAGCGTGGAAATCCAGGTCTGTACGACAATTTCCTGATCCACAAACGCAGGTTGCAAGTACTCAATATAATGGCTTCGTGCCACCCAGCCGATTTTCATTTCCCGATAACGGCGGCCAGACCAGCCATTGGCGGTGGAGTGGGCCACCGCCGCATCCTGCAGCCATTTCAGATAGACAACATTATTGACGTGACCCAATCCGTCAATTTCCTCGGGGGTGACTAAATGACAGTATTCATAAATGCGATGCATGGAATTTCTATCCCGGGTTATGGTATGGTATCACCAGACAGAACGTGTGCTATGCTGAGTGAACGACGCGATACTCGTTGAATCAGCGGCATTAAAACAGTGTAATTGAATTGAATGAGAATTGAATCAGAGTTCCATGAATAATTTAACATCGCTTCCACTGGTAATCGGTTTAGGTGAATTGCTGTGGGACTGTTTTGGTGATGAGAGACGTCCCGGCGGTGCGCCGGCAAACGTTGCCTTTCAGGCGAATCAACTAGGCTGTCAGGGGACTGTTGTCACTCGCGTCGGGCAGGACGAGTTGGGGACCGAGTTACTCGACTTTTTAAAGCAGCAGCAACTTTCCACAGAGTATGTGCAGATCGATACAACATTTCCGACCGGAACTGTGACCGTTGAATTTAGCGATGCCAACGATCCGCAGTATACCATTCATGAACAGGTTGCCTGGGATCACCTGGAGTTTAACGACAAATTAGCTGAGTTGATGAAACAGGCGCAGGCTGTCTGTTTTGGCACGCTCGCGCAGCGTGAAGCAGACTCACGCGAGTCGATACATGAGTGTCTGGCGGCAACGAGTTCAGACTGTCTGGTTGTGTATGACATCAATCTACGTCAGAAGTACTACGACCGCGATTGGATTGAACGGTCTTTGTCAGCAGCGAAGATCGTTAAACTAAATCAGGATGAGGTGCAGGTTTTATCTGAACTGCTGGCGATTTCAGCAGAAGACCTGCAGATATTTGCACAACATCTTCAACAAGTGTATGGAGTCGATGCCGTTTGTATCACACGTGGCTCAGAAGGATGTTTAATTTACGCCGACAATCAGCAATATGAGATTCCAGGCAGTCCCGTAGAAGTGGCAGATGCAGTGGGAGCCGGTGATGCGTTTACTGCGGCTTTGATTTCCCGGCGCCTGCTGGGATGGGGTTGGGAACAGGCGGCATTGTTTGCTAATCGGGTGGGAGGGCTTGTTGCCAGTCAAGCAGGGGCGATGCCTGTACTGCGAGTAGAGTTTGAACGGCTCAGTCAGGAAATTCAGAACACTTAGGTCAGTTTGAGTTTATATACAGTTTTATTACTTCAGAGAGAGTAAGGGATATTTTGATGTCACGATTGATTTTGATAGCGCTGTTTTCTGTGATGATCGGAATTGTGGGCTGCAAAGGAGAAACACCAACAGCTGGTGACCCGGAAGTTCCCGAGGCTGCTTCCAAAGGTGGAACTCCTACGACAACAGCCGAAGATTATCAGGTACTTCTGAAAACCAGCAAGGGTAACGTTTTGCTGCAGGTCCATCCGGAATGGTCTCCTAAAGGGGCAGAACGTTTTAAGGAACTCGTTGAAATGGGATTTTATGATAACTGTGCCTTCTTTCGCGTGATTGACGGATTCATGGCACAGGTGGGGATCAATGGTGATCCGGCATTACACGCCAAATGGCGCGACAACAATATTCCGGACGATCCTGTCGTGGAATCGAATAAACGGGGGTATGTCTCGTTTGCAAATGCCGGTCCCGATACTCGTTCTACACAGTTCTTTATCAATTATGGTGACAACTCGAATTTGGATTATGGTTTCTCACCCTTTGCAAAAGTCATTCAAGGCATGGATGTGGTTGATTCCCTTTACAACGGATATGGTGAAGGCGCTCCCAGCGGCTCCGGGCCCTCTCAAGGCAGAATTGTGGGAGAAGGCAATGCGTACCTGAAAAAAGAGTTTCCGATGCTGGACTACATCATCAAGGCAACCATCGTCGAAGAAGAGCCCGCCAAGACAGAGGCAAAGTCTGAGTCTGCTGAACCAGAGGCAAAGGACGACAAGCAGCCTGCTGAACCGGCGGCTGAAAAGTCTGAGAAGGAAGAGGCAACTGCCGACAAACCCAAAGAGGAAGCAGCAAAGAAAGACGAATAGACTTGGTTCAATCGTTGACCGGCATACGCACGAAGGGAGCTCGGATACAAGTCAATTGATCCAGCTCCCGGCTGGCGGCCTGGAAGCGGCCTTCTGTCGTACGATGGGTCATAATCACTAATGGTACGATCGGGTAGTCCTCGGACTGATCGACTTCGGGTGCTTCGTGCTGTACTAAACTGGCGATACTGATTTCGTGGTCTCCGAGCACGTTCGTGATATCAGCCAGAACGTGCGGTCGGTCTTCCACATTCAATCGCAAGAAGTAACGCCGGGAGATCTCTTCGCGCGGCATGATGCTGATATCCGGGCGAGGATTCCAGAGGTCCAATCGGGGGAACGTGATCGCAGCACGGCCGACGGCCACATCAATCAGGTTGGCGACCACGGCAGAAGCGGTTGCCATTTGGCCGGCCCCCATACCTGACAGCCAGATTTTGCCCACTGCGTCACCTTCCAGGGCGATCTTGTTGTAGGCATCTTCTACGTGGGCCAATGGGTTGTCATTGCGAATCAACGTGGGTTGAGCATGCATTTCCAGTTGGCCATCCAAAAGTTTGGCGACTGCCAGTAATTTGACGGTATACCCCAGTTCGTGGGCGTATTGTAAATCGGCCAGTGAAAGTGAGTCGATGCCTTGTCTCAGGAACTGGTCCAGGCCAACCTTGATTCCCAGTGCCAGTTGTACCAGGATGCCGAGCTTCTGGGCAGCGTCGGTTCCATCCACGTCCATCGCTGGATTGGCTTCGGCGTACCCTATTTCCTGAGCAGAGCGGACCGCGTCTTCGTAGCTCACATTATGCGAAAACATTTGCGTCAGGATGTAATTGCTGGTTCCGTTCAGAATGGCTTCAATCGAAGTAATCTGGTTGGCTGACATCGCTTGAGTCACCGTTTCGATTAATGGGACTCCTCCCGCGACTGCTGCTTCAAAGCTGATACAGCGTCCCAGTTCTTTGGCGCGTTGAAACAGACTTTCTCCTTTTTCGCAGAGCAGCGCTTTGTTCGCGGTCACGACATCTTTACCACTTTCGAGGGTACGCAGCATGATATCGTAAGCCGGATCAATTCCGCCGACGAGTTGAATTACGACGTCGATCGAGGAATCATTGATGACCGCTTCAATATCGTCGGTGAGTACTTCTGCTGGCAGGTCAATCTCGCGTGGTCTGGAAAGATCTCTCACGACAGCCCGCTTCAGGTGAATCGGGCGGCCGGCGCGTGTGGTCATTTGTTCGGCGCGGTTGAGCAAGATTTTCGCGACACCAGTACCAACGGTTCCCATACCGATAATGGCCACGTTTAAAGGAGAAGACGACATTCCAGATTCCTGAATTTGTAAACACGGTGAATTGTAGCGAGGGGCTTAAATATCAGCACCGTACTATAGACGGTCCTCGGGGTGAGTGGAACCATGGCTAGAGAAATCAGTTGATTTCATCGTCATAATATCGGGAAATATGTCGATTTTACGGGTCAGTTTACGACAAATATCTCAAGATTCCAAGGGGGGGAACATGTTCAACTGATTGTGTGATGTGATAAAGCGAAGTCAGTCGCAGGAAAGTAACTCTTTACCGCCAACAAAATTTTTCCAGCAAGCATATTTTTCATGCTTTACCTGTTGGAGCAGAACCGGATTACGACTGGGTTTTGCCGGTTTCTGCAGCAGTTTCATGCCAGCCTGAGAGGGCGTGCGACCTCCTTTTTTGGTATTACAACGGCGACAGGCACTGACAATATTTTCCCAGCTCATGCCGCCTCCGTGAGAGCGGGGGACGACGTGATCCAGACTAAGCTGCTTCACCCCGAATTTCTTCTGGCAGTACTGGCAGCGATAGCTGTCTCTGATAAAGATGTTGCGGCGGTTAAACTTGATGGTATTGTTGGGGATGCGATCATAGCGAAGCAGGCGAACGACACGGGGAACCTGGATTTCAAAATTGACGGTCAGAATCCAGTCTTCCAGTTCCGTTCGTTCATTGAACTCTGACCTCAGCCCACTGATTTCAATCCAGGAACCGAAGTCATAGTTCATGAAGGTGCCATCTTCCACACTGATGACTTCCGCAATGTCTTTACTCAATAGACAAAAGGCCCGCTTGGCGGAGATGACGTGAACCGGCGAATAAGTCTTGTTCAACGCCAACACGCTCGCCTGCATGGCGCTGGACTGTGCCTTACCGGTAGTTGCAG
This window of the Gimesia fumaroli genome carries:
- a CDS encoding TIM barrel protein, whose amino-acid sequence is MAVHSHSPFVQEINRRDFLKASALWGAGALTAGSLITDTIMAAGVQDKKAPEKLKLSLAAYSFHRYLKQSWPKPRPKKIPATMNIQDFVRYCGELKLDGCELTSYYFPNPVSNDYLKQTRDLAGSLGLEVSGTAIGNDFCLPKGKARDEQLEMTRKWIDYSAILGAPVIRIFAGRVPKGGNEAEAIRMCQKGINESLKYAEKKGVSLALENHGGITSTPKQMMRIIEGINKSPNFGINFDSGNFRTEHPYEDLAQIAPLAINAQIKVEMGARGKEVPADIPRIVKILKDAHYKNFIVLEYEAKEEPKEAIPGYIQQLRKLV
- the leuS gene encoding leucine--tRNA ligase, which codes for MPRYDAKRIETKWQTYWDQHETFKTGEFVEGKDKLYVLDMFPYPSGDGLHVGHPEGYTATDIVCRHARMQGKQVLHPMGWDAFGLPAEQHAIKTGTPPRITTQKNIDTFRRQLKMLGFSYDWSREFSTTDPDYFRWTQWIFLQLFHSWFDSECEWTGPDGKQRVGRARPISELPIPEKVKAAGEEATRRYQDRQRLAYQHEAPVNWCPALGTVLANEEIIDGKSERGGHPVERIPLRQWMLRITKYGDRLIDGLEGLDWSDSIKSLQKNWIGRSEGAELDFFVGLEESGADLEQAFSAWLTARGESGFPEEPETDVLRVYTTRPDTLYGATYMVLSPEHPFVDRLTKDDQKSAVEVYRKQAALKSDLDRTDLAKEKTGVFTGSYAVNPVNGEKVPVWIADYVLISYGTGAIMAVPAHDLRDWEFAVEFDLPIIPVVEPPAGYEPSKDELALETEIEGEKRTPFSGLGTAINSGEFNGTPTADFKKQITANLVEQGVGKGAVNYRLRDWLFSRQHFWGEPFPIWHELGADGKITGLMRADSEESLPVELPELKEFKPAGTPDPPLSVAPDEWLYKTDADGTRLMREVNSMPQWAGSCWYYLRFADPKNNERFVDPENEKHWLPVDLYIGGGEHAVLHLLYARFWHQVLFDRGFVNCPEPFQKLVNQGMILGDVELTGFQTTEGAWVSSKEVEESDESETKWIETSTGKPLNIVSLTSDQVQKQGEDFVLVDDPTIFVNSRAHKMSKSRGNVVNPDFVVEQYGADALRMYEMFMGPLEATKPWSMSGVEGVSRFLGRVWRLMIEERAEEVKLNEAVSEESPSEEQLRILHKTIKAVTEDIDKLSFNTAISRMMEFTNAMGQQKVRSKSVLSDFILLLSPFAPHIAEELWSVLGHTESLAYQSWPEFDEALLQESVVEIPVQVNGKLRSKVSIAADADQAAMQQAAERDETVAKYLEGKTIVKAVVIPGRMINFVVK
- a CDS encoding helicase HerA domain-containing protein, which gives rise to MTDQPYEKLGAFYLGREYDLPNDTIKDDLVLYDSKDLTTHAVCVGMTGSGKTGLCLSLLEEAAIDDIPVIAIDPKGDLGNLLLNFPELKPADFRPWIEESEAVRKGKTPDEYARWTADLWKKGLADWQQDGDRIQRLRSAVDMAIYTPGSNAGLSISVLKSFDAPSDAVLNDSDAFRDRIMSAVSGLLALLKINADPINSREHILLSNILSNAWKERRNLSIASLIQEIQVPPFEKIGFLDLETFYPSKDRLQLSMQLNNLLASPGFESWMEGEALNIENLLMTKQGKPRISILSIAHLSESERMFFVTVLLNEVLAWVRSQSGTSSLRAILYMDEVFGYFPPTANPPSKTPMLTLLKQARAFGLGVVLSTQNPVDLDYKGLSNTGTWFIGRLQTERDKARVLDGLESASGSAGSQFHRQEMEAILSDLGSRVFLLHNVHENAPVVFHTRWALSYLRGPLTRSQIKQLMEPHKEALTESTTEPTTSAPTIAAVTEQDSGQPPLISPDIKQRIFTASTLLPQSSRLVYRPGVIGLAKLRYADAKSKVDLWQDVAMLTTITGTLPESLWEEATPISPGNLEYDSEPAAQAQFAEVDSALTRKTQYKTWEKDLKTYLYQERPLNLWFNAAPKLYSDPEENEAAFRARLKQLMREERDLQIEKLRTKYASKFETIKNRIRTAEERVAREESQYSDKKLSTFLSIGTTIFGALMGRKVTSATNVRKASTAARNVGRAAKEHGDIGRAKEALEVQQQKYANLEDQFQQELDKLEEPIHPEDFEIEEYPVRPRKSDLMVNEVAFAWLPWSVDMTGISQPLYRLDGE
- a CDS encoding acyl-CoA thioesterase, with translation MHRIYEYCHLVTPEEIDGLGHVNNVVYLKWLQDAAVAHSTANGWSGRRYREMKIGWVARSHYIEYLQPAFVDQEIVVQTWISTLQKVKSLRKYRIVRPTDSELLVRAETNWAFVNYENLTPRRIPEEVASCFSIVPEQEEPV
- a CDS encoding carbohydrate kinase family protein codes for the protein MNNLTSLPLVIGLGELLWDCFGDERRPGGAPANVAFQANQLGCQGTVVTRVGQDELGTELLDFLKQQQLSTEYVQIDTTFPTGTVTVEFSDANDPQYTIHEQVAWDHLEFNDKLAELMKQAQAVCFGTLAQREADSRESIHECLAATSSDCLVVYDINLRQKYYDRDWIERSLSAAKIVKLNQDEVQVLSELLAISAEDLQIFAQHLQQVYGVDAVCITRGSEGCLIYADNQQYEIPGSPVEVADAVGAGDAFTAALISRRLLGWGWEQAALFANRVGGLVASQAGAMPVLRVEFERLSQEIQNT
- a CDS encoding peptidylprolyl isomerase — translated: MSRLILIALFSVMIGIVGCKGETPTAGDPEVPEAASKGGTPTTTAEDYQVLLKTSKGNVLLQVHPEWSPKGAERFKELVEMGFYDNCAFFRVIDGFMAQVGINGDPALHAKWRDNNIPDDPVVESNKRGYVSFANAGPDTRSTQFFINYGDNSNLDYGFSPFAKVIQGMDVVDSLYNGYGEGAPSGSGPSQGRIVGEGNAYLKKEFPMLDYIIKATIVEEEPAKTEAKSESAEPEAKDDKQPAEPAAEKSEKEEATADKPKEEAAKKDE
- a CDS encoding homoserine dehydrogenase translates to MSSSPLNVAIIGMGTVGTGVAKILLNRAEQMTTRAGRPIHLKRAVVRDLSRPREIDLPAEVLTDDIEAVINDSSIDVVIQLVGGIDPAYDIMLRTLESGKDVVTANKALLCEKGESLFQRAKELGRCISFEAAVAGGVPLIETVTQAMSANQITSIEAILNGTSNYILTQMFSHNVSYEDAVRSAQEIGYAEANPAMDVDGTDAAQKLGILVQLALGIKVGLDQFLRQGIDSLSLADLQYAHELGYTVKLLAVAKLLDGQLEMHAQPTLIRNDNPLAHVEDAYNKIALEGDAVGKIWLSGMGAGQMATASAVVANLIDVAVGRAAITFPRLDLWNPRPDISIMPREEISRRYFLRLNVEDRPHVLADITNVLGDHEISIASLVQHEAPEVDQSEDYPIVPLVIMTHRTTEGRFQAASRELDQLTCIRAPFVRMPVND
- a CDS encoding HNH endonuclease; this encodes MISATTGKAQSSAMQASVLALNKTYSPVHVISAKRAFCLLSKDIAEVISVEDGTFMNYDFGSWIEISGLRSEFNERTELEDWILTVNFEIQVPRVVRLLRYDRIPNNTIKFNRRNIFIRDSYRCQYCQKKFGVKQLSLDHVVPRSHGGGMSWENIVSACRRCNTKKGGRTPSQAGMKLLQKPAKPSRNPVLLQQVKHEKYACWKNFVGGKELLSCD